A genomic stretch from uncultured Cohaesibacter sp. includes:
- a CDS encoding LuxR family transcriptional regulator gives MINYDKFDTRKATSRVELIAKGTAFCKSLGCNHFAYLLLRPPTRNKTRDEVILTNYPDEWVSRYIKRNYKYYDPVALIYKKSRLPFFWGQQESFKPMKKAERAVMHEARAFGLFEGYAIPTAGPEGDFGGLTVCCKDQSDVKGLVSENEELLQFFSAQFHAAAVRILFGRNDNQPVHLTSREQEVLCWAAEGCSSDATAKHMGLSAPTVNYHISNSCLKLGASNKIQAVALAIKLGYI, from the coding sequence GTGATCAACTATGATAAATTCGATACACGCAAAGCAACCTCTCGGGTGGAGTTGATTGCGAAGGGAACGGCATTTTGCAAGTCATTGGGTTGTAACCATTTTGCATACTTGCTTCTGCGCCCACCAACCAGGAATAAGACACGTGATGAAGTCATTCTCACCAACTACCCGGATGAATGGGTCAGTCGATATATCAAGCGCAATTATAAATATTATGATCCGGTGGCACTGATTTACAAGAAGTCGCGCTTACCCTTTTTTTGGGGGCAGCAAGAGTCATTCAAGCCTATGAAGAAAGCAGAACGCGCTGTGATGCACGAAGCCCGGGCTTTCGGTCTATTTGAAGGCTATGCCATTCCCACAGCTGGTCCCGAAGGTGACTTTGGAGGCCTAACGGTTTGCTGCAAAGATCAGTCAGATGTGAAAGGGCTTGTCAGCGAAAATGAAGAACTGTTGCAATTTTTCTCTGCCCAGTTTCATGCAGCCGCCGTCCGAATTCTCTTTGGTAGAAACGACAATCAGCCCGTACACCTGACATCACGTGAACAGGAAGTTCTGTGTTGGGCAGCTGAAGGCTGTTCCAGTGACGCTACGGCCAAGCATATGGGCCTTTCAGCGCCCACCGTGAATTACCACATTTCAAACAGTTGCCTGAAACTTGGAGCCAGCAACAAGATTCAGGCTGTCGCTTTGGCCATCAAGCTGGGTTATATCTAG
- a CDS encoding autotransporter domain-containing protein produces the protein MKIKPDCYSAEARVRAKALRIVVPSMLFTSLLGSTALCSFLVVIPERAHSADLFVGQMNSEEIHNVSGNEVYTDFYVSNLTGEIGRVNIHGGSILTTGVGASVVGAQSNAVGTVDISGSGSQWNASGDASGWTFLGYAGNATLSISNGGSVSMNRAWLANESGSSADVTVSDSGSKWHLDGDILIGNSGAASVTIKDGAIFENSGVAIGGPSYASDATGSGSLTITGSGTTWTNSAGVSVARGANATGDLTISDGAVATIANGLYAFTGATVLVTGDGTNVTIGDKNNDSSTQWFSFTGGTATVSDGAYLYTDGGYIGGSGTEASTMTVTGANTVWNTTQRIYVAGDDGGTGGGNGTLTISDGASVSSATIGAGLDEDSTGVITISGSDTSVHAKAVPVLDALGNFYVAYAGDGTVTLSDSATLSVDNELRIARVSGSTGTLNIGAARGLDAASAGQIVAPKVVFGEGVGSIVFNHRDSNYTFAPAMSGAGDIDFYAGKTILTGDSSGFTGTTDVNGGTLLVNNALGGDLTVHADGILGGVGSVSGVTLASGATITPGNSIGTLTVNGNLEFGSGASYEVEVDKDGHSDKIVSTGAVTIDKGATLKVLAENGTDDGSTYAANTDYAILSAASLSGSFGTVTENFAYLDASVAYSGTDATLTLSRANSFSVQAKTPNQHRVADIVEKLGGGNDLYQAVETLPDGEPASALNQLTGEQHSNVQGVLVTNITPDRNAANQRLRTSMGGIGGSGNQVSYGFHGEADDIPLSTTLTPQMWVQAFGGWGEVGSTANTARITHQSRGFLVGMDAEIWSGWRTGVFGGYSSTNSKTEGANSSSDIDNYHAGAYVGTQWEIFDGLVDLNFGASTIWHQVETDRSVAFTGFSDHLKSDYDAATSQAFAEVGYTYELGRARLQPFAGTVLIHQWSDGFTERGGAAALSASSSDEVIGMTSLGVRGDVLVGRFNGVEAALSGSATWQHALGDVDSSNSMRFASGGEAFSVAGAPIDRDAVFIETGLSFTRGSDLSIGVAYQGTYGENAREHGFKAGFKYQF, from the coding sequence ATGAAAATAAAGCCAGATTGTTACTCTGCCGAAGCCCGTGTTAGAGCCAAAGCGCTACGCATAGTTGTGCCTTCTATGCTATTTACGTCTTTGCTTGGCAGTACTGCGCTTTGTTCCTTTTTGGTTGTGATACCAGAGCGTGCTCATTCCGCCGATCTGTTTGTTGGACAGATGAATTCGGAAGAAATTCATAATGTTTCTGGAAACGAAGTCTATACAGACTTTTATGTTAGCAATCTCACTGGCGAGATCGGACGCGTCAATATTCATGGCGGATCGATATTGACCACCGGAGTGGGAGCCTCTGTTGTTGGCGCTCAAAGCAATGCTGTCGGGACTGTCGATATTTCTGGGTCGGGGTCACAATGGAACGCCAGCGGGGATGCTAGTGGCTGGACCTTTTTAGGCTATGCGGGGAACGCAACTCTTTCGATTTCCAACGGTGGCTCTGTCTCCATGAATCGGGCATGGCTGGCGAATGAGAGTGGAAGCAGTGCCGATGTTACGGTGTCGGATAGTGGATCTAAATGGCATCTGGATGGAGATATCCTGATAGGAAATTCCGGTGCAGCCAGCGTGACAATCAAAGATGGAGCCATTTTTGAAAATAGTGGTGTTGCGATCGGAGGACCGTCCTACGCTTCCGACGCGACAGGCAGTGGTTCACTGACCATAACCGGCTCAGGGACAACCTGGACCAACAGCGCTGGGGTTTCTGTTGCTAGGGGTGCAAACGCTACAGGTGATCTGACGATCTCGGATGGCGCTGTCGCGACGATAGCGAATGGGCTTTATGCTTTTACAGGAGCTACAGTTCTAGTTACCGGAGACGGCACAAACGTCACGATTGGAGACAAAAACAACGATTCTTCAACCCAATGGTTTAGTTTCACCGGTGGAACGGCAACCGTCTCCGATGGAGCCTATCTATATACTGATGGCGGGTATATCGGGGGGAGCGGTACTGAGGCCTCGACTATGACTGTTACAGGGGCTAATACTGTTTGGAATACCACGCAACGCATTTATGTTGCAGGTGATGATGGCGGCACCGGAGGAGGCAATGGCACTCTGACCATTTCCGATGGTGCTTCTGTCAGTTCGGCAACGATTGGTGCCGGGTTGGACGAAGATTCGACCGGGGTCATCACCATCTCAGGATCTGACACATCTGTTCACGCTAAAGCTGTTCCAGTCCTTGATGCCCTTGGTAATTTTTATGTGGCCTATGCGGGCGACGGGACGGTCACCTTGTCCGACAGTGCGACACTGAGTGTCGATAATGAGCTTCGCATCGCGAGAGTTTCAGGTAGCACCGGAACGCTCAATATTGGCGCTGCAAGAGGATTAGACGCAGCATCCGCAGGCCAGATTGTCGCCCCAAAAGTGGTTTTTGGGGAAGGTGTGGGTAGCATTGTCTTCAATCATAGGGATAGCAATTATACCTTTGCGCCAGCTATGAGCGGCGCTGGTGATATCGATTTCTATGCGGGCAAGACCATCCTGACGGGGGACAGTTCCGGCTTCACCGGGACAACGGATGTCAATGGGGGGACCTTGCTTGTCAATAATGCACTGGGAGGTGATTTGACGGTGCATGCAGACGGCATCCTCGGCGGTGTGGGATCTGTATCCGGGGTTACCCTAGCGTCTGGCGCAACCATCACACCAGGCAATTCCATTGGTACCTTAACGGTCAATGGCAATCTGGAGTTTGGCTCGGGGGCCTCCTATGAGGTCGAGGTCGACAAGGATGGGCATTCGGACAAAATCGTCTCTACCGGTGCGGTTACCATCGACAAAGGTGCTACCCTGAAGGTTCTGGCCGAGAATGGCACCGATGATGGCTCAACATATGCGGCCAATACCGATTATGCTATTCTCTCCGCAGCTTCTCTTTCTGGCTCATTCGGGACGGTTACTGAGAACTTCGCCTATCTTGATGCCTCCGTTGCTTATAGCGGTACGGACGCAACCTTGACCCTCAGTCGAGCCAATTCCTTTTCAGTTCAAGCAAAAACACCCAATCAGCATAGGGTCGCCGATATTGTCGAGAAGCTTGGAGGCGGTAATGACCTCTATCAGGCTGTTGAGACCCTACCTGATGGTGAACCGGCAAGCGCTCTCAATCAGCTAACCGGCGAGCAACATTCCAATGTGCAAGGTGTTCTGGTCACCAATATTACCCCGGACCGTAATGCAGCTAATCAACGTCTGCGCACCTCGATGGGCGGCATTGGTGGCTCAGGAAATCAGGTTTCCTATGGCTTCCATGGTGAGGCGGATGATATCCCCCTGTCCACCACCCTCACACCACAAATGTGGGTTCAGGCCTTCGGCGGCTGGGGGGAGGTTGGCTCCACAGCCAACACAGCCCGGATCACCCATCAGAGCAGAGGTTTCCTGGTTGGTATGGATGCCGAAATCTGGAGCGGTTGGCGCACAGGCGTGTTTGGTGGTTATTCCTCAACGAATAGCAAGACAGAAGGAGCCAACTCTTCAAGCGACATCGATAATTATCATGCTGGTGCTTATGTCGGCACACAATGGGAAATATTCGATGGCCTTGTCGATCTCAATTTTGGTGCCTCGACCATTTGGCATCAGGTTGAAACGGATCGCAGTGTTGCCTTCACCGGTTTTAGTGATCATCTCAAATCCGACTATGATGCGGCCACATCGCAGGCCTTTGCCGAGGTTGGCTATACCTATGAGCTTGGGCGGGCCCGTTTGCAGCCCTTTGCTGGTACGGTTCTCATCCATCAATGGTCTGATGGCTTCACAGAGCGCGGTGGAGCAGCGGCTCTGAGTGCCAGTTCGAGTGATGAGGTGATTGGGATGACATCACTTGGTGTTCGCGGAGATGTTCTTGTTGGGCGGTTCAACGGAGTTGAGGCAGCATTAAGTGGCTCGGCCACCTGGCAGCACGCCCTTGGTGATGTTGACAGTTCTAACAGCATGCGCTTTGCATCTGGTGGAGAGGCCTTTTCTGTGGCAGGAGCGCCGATTGACCGGGATGCAGTCTTCATTGAGACGGGGCTGTCATTCACGCGCGGTTCAGATCTTTCCATTGGCGTCGCCTATCAGGGCACTTATGGAGAGAATGCCCGCGAACATGGCTTCAAGGCAGGCTTCAAGTATCAGTTCTAA
- a CDS encoding SDR family oxidoreductase gives MGVSAGASALITGANKGIGFEIARQLGQAGLQIIIGARNRERGGEAAHKLADEGIVARYLHIDLTDPGSADQAAADIRSREGALKILINNAGISDPRDGSPEHAELGAVRRVVETNFLGTLSVTQAMLPLLRKGSSARIINLSSGLGSMTLNSDPDWEYARYKLIGYSASKAAVNMLTVQLAAALKDSGIRVNAADPGFTATNINGYQGHQTIPQGAAEAVRLALSEEDGVTGGYFATYGRLPW, from the coding sequence ATGGGAGTATCAGCCGGAGCATCCGCCCTCATTACAGGGGCCAACAAGGGTATTGGATTTGAGATCGCCCGCCAGCTCGGACAAGCAGGACTGCAGATCATCATCGGCGCCCGCAATCGGGAGCGTGGAGGAGAAGCGGCACACAAACTTGCAGATGAGGGTATTGTCGCGCGGTACCTGCATATCGACTTGACCGACCCGGGGTCCGCGGATCAGGCCGCCGCCGATATTCGGAGCCGCGAAGGGGCACTCAAAATTCTGATCAACAATGCTGGTATCAGCGACCCGAGGGATGGCAGCCCGGAGCATGCCGAACTCGGCGCCGTCAGACGTGTTGTCGAGACGAATTTCCTGGGGACTCTGTCCGTCACCCAAGCCATGCTGCCACTCTTGAGAAAAGGGAGCTCGGCACGGATCATCAATCTCTCCAGTGGCCTTGGGTCCATGACGCTCAATAGCGATCCGGACTGGGAATACGCACGCTACAAGCTCATCGGGTACAGTGCCTCAAAGGCGGCCGTCAACATGCTCACTGTGCAGCTTGCCGCCGCGCTCAAAGATTCCGGCATCCGGGTCAACGCCGCCGACCCTGGCTTTACTGCGACCAATATCAACGGTTACCAAGGACACCAGACTATCCCGCAAGGCGCGGCTGAAGCTGTCCGGCTGGCCCTGTCGGAGGAGGATGGCGTAACCGGCGGGTATTTCGCCACATATGGACGCCTGCCCTGGTAG
- a CDS encoding TetR/AcrR family transcriptional regulator, whose translation MKRCSGQALTARKQPRQARARLTVDAIFEATIQVLLSEGLSALTTTRVAERAGVSVGTLYQYFPQKQALLFALLQRHLEAVADAVSTTCTRCLGMSLGDMSDALVKGFLDAKTQDIATTRALYMVAAELDTDDLLGTIAQRNHAAIRTLLLSAKGVTFDRPDAVAFTLRATLAGATRAVLERDATPEDLTALQQELPLLCRAYLVARSNPL comes from the coding sequence ATGAAAAGATGCTCCGGTCAGGCGCTAACCGCCCGTAAACAGCCCCGTCAGGCGCGCGCACGCCTCACAGTCGATGCCATTTTTGAGGCAACCATTCAGGTATTGCTGTCGGAAGGTCTTTCAGCTTTGACGACCACCCGGGTCGCAGAAAGGGCTGGCGTATCGGTTGGCACCTTGTACCAATATTTTCCGCAGAAGCAGGCTCTTCTGTTTGCCTTGCTTCAACGCCATCTCGAAGCCGTCGCAGATGCTGTGTCTACAACATGCACGCGTTGCCTTGGCATGTCCCTGGGCGACATGTCTGACGCGCTGGTCAAGGGATTTCTGGACGCGAAGACGCAGGATATTGCCACCACGCGGGCACTTTATATGGTTGCCGCGGAACTAGACACAGACGACCTTCTGGGCACCATCGCCCAGCGCAATCATGCAGCGATCCGCACGCTCCTGTTGAGCGCCAAGGGTGTCACATTCGACAGACCTGACGCGGTCGCCTTTACCCTTCGTGCGACACTCGCCGGGGCGACACGCGCTGTGTTGGAGCGCGATGCCACGCCCGAGGATCTAACCGCCTTGCAGCAGGAATTGCCCTTGCTTTGCAGAGCCTACCTGGTTGCACGGTCTAATCCTCTCTGA
- a CDS encoding LysR family transcriptional regulator produces the protein MDGIDLNLLAALDALLTEGSVTGAARRLGLSASAMSRTLGRLRAATGDPLLVRAGRGLVPTPRAIALRDRVHLLSREVQDVLSPQDNRLDLQTLDRTFTIRANEGFVGLFSAPLVAAVRTHAPHVSLRFAPKPTKDAGPLREGVVDLEIGVLGTFAPEVRTHLIFRDRFIGAVRVDHPLLSAPITPQSYALAQHVVVSRKGSFAGPVDDALEALGLRRDIIAVVPGFPDAMRIASQSDLVALIPRSCLGDPFFAQGLVGFELPVATPEIAVSAMWHPRMEADPAHQWLRNTVISVYRPSVE, from the coding sequence ATGGACGGTATTGATCTCAATCTGCTTGCCGCATTGGATGCCCTTCTGACGGAAGGTAGCGTAACGGGTGCGGCGCGTCGTCTTGGCCTCAGCGCCTCCGCCATGAGCCGGACGCTCGGCAGGCTAAGAGCTGCCACCGGCGATCCGCTGCTTGTGCGTGCAGGGCGCGGCCTTGTGCCGACACCGCGCGCCATCGCTTTGCGCGATCGTGTTCACCTGCTTTCCCGAGAGGTGCAGGACGTTCTCAGCCCACAAGACAACCGGCTGGATCTGCAAACGCTTGATCGAACCTTCACAATTCGTGCAAATGAAGGCTTCGTTGGGCTGTTTTCAGCCCCTCTGGTCGCCGCAGTCAGGACGCACGCGCCGCATGTGAGCCTGCGCTTTGCGCCCAAACCCACCAAGGATGCAGGACCGCTGCGCGAGGGCGTGGTCGACCTCGAGATTGGGGTTCTCGGCACCTTCGCACCCGAAGTGCGCACCCATCTTATTTTCCGCGACAGATTTATCGGTGCGGTCCGTGTGGACCATCCGCTGTTGTCTGCCCCGATAACGCCGCAAAGCTACGCCCTTGCTCAACATGTGGTCGTATCACGAAAAGGCAGCTTTGCGGGGCCTGTCGATGACGCATTGGAGGCGCTCGGGTTGCGGCGGGACATCATCGCGGTCGTGCCGGGCTTTCCCGATGCCATGAGGATCGCCAGTCAGTCAGATCTCGTAGCGCTCATACCCCGGTCATGCCTTGGCGATCCTTTCTTCGCACAAGGCTTGGTTGGCTTCGAACTGCCTGTCGCCACGCCCGAGATTGCTGTCTCGGCGATGTGGCATCCCCGCATGGAAGCGGATCCTGCGCATCAATGGTTGCGCAACACAGTCATATCTGTGTACCGCCCATCGGTAGAATAA
- a CDS encoding SDR family oxidoreductase, translated as MPSHNPNNTAGTLLLIGASRGLGYAMAASFIEHGWIVIGTVRGPGRTLLHDLAENHPGRVEIEQLDMTELDQIGSLRQRLSARSIDMLFVNAGTANANQDETIAEVSTEEFVRVMVTNALSPMRVIECLQDLVSPTGMIGIMSSGQGSISNNNKGGREVYRGSKAALNQYMRCYAARHANEKRALVLVAPGWIRTELGGANAPFSTEEIVPQIVTMLLAQQDKAGLQYLDREGQTVSW; from the coding sequence ATGCCCTCTCATAATCCCAACAACACAGCAGGCACCCTCCTGCTCATAGGCGCATCGCGCGGCCTTGGCTATGCCATGGCGGCAAGCTTCATTGAACATGGTTGGATTGTTATCGGAACAGTGCGTGGACCGGGCAGGACCCTGCTGCATGATCTCGCTGAGAACCATCCTGGCCGTGTGGAAATCGAGCAGTTGGACATGACCGAACTGGACCAGATCGGCAGCCTGCGCCAGCGCCTTAGCGCACGCAGCATTGACATGCTGTTCGTGAATGCCGGCACGGCCAACGCCAATCAGGACGAGACGATCGCTGAGGTTTCGACCGAGGAATTCGTCCGCGTGATGGTCACCAATGCGCTGAGCCCGATGCGTGTCATTGAATGCTTGCAAGATCTCGTCTCACCGACAGGCATGATCGGCATCATGTCGTCAGGACAGGGCAGCATCAGTAACAACAACAAGGGCGGTCGCGAGGTTTATCGTGGCAGCAAGGCAGCACTGAACCAGTATATGCGCTGCTATGCAGCGCGCCATGCAAACGAAAAGCGTGCTTTGGTGCTGGTCGCTCCTGGCTGGATCCGCACTGAACTGGGCGGGGCCAACGCGCCTTTCAGCACGGAAGAGATCGTGCCTCAGATCGTGACCATGCTCTTAGCGCAGCAAGACAAAGCCGGTCTCCAATATCTGGACCGCGAAGGTCAGACCGTTTCATGGTGA